Within Peromyscus leucopus breed LL Stock chromosome 16_21, UCI_PerLeu_2.1, whole genome shotgun sequence, the genomic segment TCCTATTCAGGTTTCCATATAACCATGGCCCCAAAAACTGTCCTGTGAATTTGCTACAGAAAGGTGAAGATAAAGGGAGATGTGTTTTCAACAGTGGATTTATTGTTAAGAGTGCTAGTCATCAGCGCATGTGGTCAAGAATTCCGGAAGCAGCTTAAACTCTGATGAAAAACTATTATCCTGCGTTGCAAGCATGTGCTGTTGAAGCAGGCATCTCAACATATAGTCCTAGTCCTTTAGGACTAGAAGGGAAGAAAGTAGGAGGCTTAAGGAGAATGCACAGTTGAAGTCATAAATGGGGATGTTGATAATCTTTGTTGATCCAATGTATTAGTTCCATCATTTGTACATAATATGAATGCTCTATTTTTAGTTTATCTTCTCATGATACAGAAtgtggctcctttttttttttcatgtgattgCAACCAATGTTGGATCCTAGTACCTACACTTGGTACTGACTCTATTCCTATGCAGCACCTCTTCCATTCCcatgaaagcaaaaacaaacacaagtctTCTGCTATGATTGCTGTCTCAAGATATGTATGCATTGAGTTGCCCTCCCATCTCTTTGCAGAAAGCATCATGCATAAGAAACAAACGTCATTCTAGCCTTCAGATCATGAATGCCACAGCAGGTGCATCACAATACTCTCCAGAAAATGAATGCTGAAGCAGCTGCCCCACAATACTCTCCAGGGCATGAATGCTGCCGAAGTTGGACAAAAGCTGAGCCATCCTGCAAGCAGGTGCCATTATGACCTCATGGGATAAACTTGCTTTTACTTACTTGTGCAATTGTATCCCTTTAAGTGATTAGACATTTATATGGAGGGTCATGTGCCGTTTTGTGTTTGATCACAatgttttaaacaataaaaaatgaccAACATTAGTTACTCAACAGAAGGGAAGCTGTCCTGATAAATGTGAACACTGTGGGTTTACTTTGAATTGCATTTAGCTTTTGGGGGCTCGAAACTCATCTAAATTTtctttgaatctaatctcctaaaaattatttcaagatggctaaatatatttaattcaatTCTGCAGATGGAAGAAGCCATCCTTTGAGCAAACTAATTTCCTTTCAGAGTTCCGGCAAAGAATGCTGCAGTCAAGGCTCTGTTTGTGGAATTATTTCCACCATACATTCCATGATGCTGTCCCTGTCACTGAGTATAAGCTTCAATGGACATATTTTGGGCCAATATGACTGACACCTTTGGGGCTGGCAAAAATAGCTTACTGGGACAAGGAATTTAAAGGAACTTGTCCCAAGCTTGGTGGCACTCCCAAGTCTGGTGGCCTGAGTtgaatccctaggacccacatggtggaggcataagagagaggagagaactgagttgCACcagctgttctctgatctctacagggTGAAGTATGTCAAGAGGGGTTAGGTGCCAATAAATAAATGCCacggaagaaataaaagagaggtattctataaacaataaataaataaacaaaaacagtaaatgaAAGGCTTACAAGAACAAGGTACTTTCCCCCAATACTGAAGAACAAATCTAGGACCTTAGAGATGTTGAACATGTCCTCTCCTACATCTGCTCCCATTAATGCTCACACATCTATGTAAGCAATAAACTCCATTAATAGAACCATTTCGTTTTTTATCTTCCTTACAATTTCCACATTAATTAAACAAGAGACTTGTGCAAACAGAGAAGATAAAACTTTGTGTGAGAACTTATTAGACTCAAGTTTATCTTTTTCACATCAAATTATCTTCCATTTATTTGGTGGAACACTTTTCTTCATACACCTTTCTCTTTGAGGAGataagtattattttaaataggTGGCTCTTACATCTGGATATTAAAATAGCCTGGAAGGCTGCCTGCCCATGTGTGGACTTCATCTTGGGAAAATGACTCAGAAGCTCTGAGAGATTCTAATTAGAACCCAGTTTTGAAATGCATACTTTTTCTTATAACTCAAAATGCCCCAGGTGACCTTTCCTGAATGATCATGAAAGAGAACCATACCTGTGGCATCGACATTAAGTTACCAAAATCACAGGATCATATCTGCCAAATATGTTGAAGCCAGATTTCCACATATGTAGTAGCTCCTAAATACAGGGgattattttgtaaaataccaTATCGTTACATTAatctatgtattttaattaatataacttCATGAAGGTTTGCTGTAAAGGATCTGCACAGGCCCATGCAAATCATGAGCATCTTCAGAGAAGAGGGTGTATATCTGGAAAGCACACACAGTAGAATTCTTTGAAATTTCCAGTGACTATGAAGGAGAATTGTGAAACAGATTAAAGAGACTGAACTCTTGAAGTGCTGTTGAGGAACTATAGCGAGAGTATGATAAAATCCAATGTAGGATGGTATTTCTAAGGAGGAGTAGCAGGTGTACACAGCTGTTTCTAATTTCTCAgtgtatttctttatttcaaCGTGATGGCAAGAGATtcatgggggggggcggtgtccCACATCCCTTAAAAAACGCCCAGTACACAGCCCATCTTACGCATGTCCAGTGATTGTGTGTGCATAGTGTGCTGTGTAAAATGACTAGTCTCAGCAGGATTAGTTCACCTGCCCACGTTGAGAGAGAACtgtggtgtttatttttctccatctggcttacctcactcaatGTGATCTTTTCTAGCCCCATGCATTTACCTGCAAAGTCATGAGTTGCTTTTCTTACTCAGCTGCAAGAAGCCTGCCTGAGGTTAAACTTCAATCTATCTGACCTGAAATTATATGGCTTTCTCCATTAACCTTACATTGGTGAAACTAATCTCATAAACTTCAGCATTTGTTGATAATTACAAGTAGCTTCCATCAGTGGCCTCATTAATTTCGGTGGAAtacaaaatttttattcatttatttacttggcAAATGCTTTCTGACATCAGAGTTACTGGGCCTTTACAGATGAGTAAAAAAGTTACTTTCTTTTCACACTGAGGAAGAAGACTGCTGATTTACTAAAGCTATACTTCAGCATTTTAGGAAGAGCACAAGCCCAGATAGGCTTGCAGGAGCAGCCATTTTCCATGGCTGTCTGTCACTCCTTTTGCACAGAGTGTGAAAAGATCATGAAAAAGTGGTAAACACACaccatggaatactactcaactgTAACAAAAATGAATCACGACTTTGcgtagatggaactagaaaagattatatgTCAAGTGAGTCAACCCAGATGGAGAAAATTGAATATCACAGTTCTCTCTCATTTGGGGCTCTTAGCTCCAAGTCTTCAGCTATGAGTATATCCTGGAGTAATTATAGAAGTCAGGAAAGTCAAAAGGGAGTATTGCAAGGATCATGAGGCTTGGAGAGCAATAGAGAGGGAAATCACCGGGTACAAATTATCTGACCAGGGGAATGGGAAAGGAAGGATCTAATTAGTGATGCAGAGGGAAatacagaaggaggaaggaggctaAAATAACAGTAGGGATGTCTGACAAAGTCATAGGATCATAATAGCTATTTATCCAAAAAAACATAATATACATAATTCTCTGtctaaatacatacacatattttaaatgaatttttctcatctgggctgacaactCTCCCTCTAAGAGCCAAAGCctaccaaaaaaaaccccaataccAGACataagaagccctcttttgagttatcaggattgtccaagagactcccaattGCTATTGCGCTTGGTTGCAtccccagaggtggaaggaatgtccctattgctgaagacaccatgtgctTCAGGTCCAGAGGATCCTgagctggatctaacctgaaagACTCTTCTTtgagaactagctttcatggtaccagaaagaCACCATGCATGCAAACTTCCAAAGGAAGTGAGCAATTCACAATCCTACTCAGCTATGATGCCCTTTAACCACAACAATGACATGCATGTTACTGTTACCCTAATGGTGCAATAGTGTCACACATACTTTGGCAATGATGAACaactttctaattggacttaagacccggTCAACAGCAatgaattcatgcctggtattaAAAATCTAGTCAAATAATCAGTGCTAGTGAAACCATGGtaattggaggagaatctacatcCACCACTTTACTAACACAGCTGAATCCCTAACTATACTCTGAGTATTGGTCCTTATAATGTGAGAGccaaaattatgttttaagttttaattactgtgcctaagagatccatgaaacaaaaatgcctctaaactgtaagccctTTATCCAAGGACAGTTACTCCCTGAAATCCTgcaggctattgtttatgggagattaCATGTCGCATGTTTTCCCTCCcttaaacaagtttgtttgacccaactGCACTGGCtatgcttgatcacatgtaggtgGGAGAAGTAGgtaggcaggaaatacatcaggttATACGCTTGCCCTTTATTGGACCTGATTGGAAATATGGTGTGACCTTATAGGTTTGGCTTTTAAGCGTCCATAAAATATGACTCATTGCCATTTTCTGGCAACCCAAGAATAATCCTGGCTAGAGTCCATCATCCTAGtcaatatttaattaaagcttgcttcaaatgtgACTCAAAAATTGTGTAACTGGTCTTTCTCTCGATTTTCAGGTTTAACAACCCATAGTTAAGTGTAATACTAACTTCCCAcccaggaaacttctctttgcaatgcaTGAAGACCACTACAAAAAGCCACAACCAATCAATATGGAGAGTTTTGCAGTCTAGTTTCACTGGGTACATCTACAAACCAACTTCTGTACTTTAGGCCCAGGAAGGGTTGAGGAAaaaaaggggcagaaagattgaaagagccagaggaaaagaGAGTTTGCTGTGGGAAtgtctctcctagaaatgtcagaaattACATCCGTAAAGTCTCACCATGACTACCCAAACATGAGATGAACAAGGATGGCggcaatagacatgccaaagttgacagggaaaagcccataaggcctcaaccctacacaaagctCTATAAGCAACtaagagagcaggagaaatagttttTCCCAGAGAAGTACACATCAATAGATtctccaataccaaatggtcagtcggtcctgaaaacatacatgcagttAGTACcatacagactaagcaggttatattaatatgtgtgtatagagagagacacagaaatgcatgcagtaacaattagtaaagagagagagagagagggagggagggagggagagagagagagaggccatgaacttgaaagagaatgagggaggatATATGGAAGGGGCAGTTAGtagagaaaaaagggaagggagaaataatgaaattattttaacgTCTCAAGAATAAAAGACAACATGTAATAAAATGAATTGTGCactatttaagagaaaaagaaaaaagtcctagAATTTACTAACCATCCTGGAACTCTATCGTTTCTCTATAGCCTCTGAAGACATCGAACTACTCGGCGTTTATATATATTCATCTACAGCCACAGATAAATAAGATCCTACCAAgcagatctaaaaaaaaaaaaaaaactatagaataCAGTGATGTAAACTTTTTCTAAACAATTGGAAGAAATGGTAAAATGATTAGAAGGATGTGTCCAAGAATATTGAAGAAACTAGGTGCTTATAGGAACTTTAAAACTTAATGTTAGATTATTAGATATAGAAATGAATGTGTCTGATCATGGCATTGAGATAAAAACCAGTGAGGGTAACTTTTCtaccagagagaaaacaaaaggtaAAGACGACAGTGTCTAAGAAATTATCAACTGAAGAAAACTAAGAGTAAATACATTATCCTACAGAATTAAATATTTCCTCAGGTAGACATTAAAAACTTGTTCCACAATGAAATTACAGGATGtggtatattctttctttttccaaaacTGGGCTCTTTTAATAACatctcacataaaaataaaagtttcccTTTCCATTGCAGTCAGAAATACTGACATATCAACTGActtctgaggaaaaaaagagatgtTGAAATTGATAAGAACGTACATCATAAGTCACTTACATCACACTTAGGAGACGAAAGCATAGTTTTGACGTTTGGAATTGCACATTGGTTTTTGTGATTGGTGTTATTTCTGTCTTTGTAAAGTTATATTGAAAAACTAGCACTTGTCACCAATCCTGAAGACCTGATCTTGACCCTGTAACCCACATAGCAGAAGGTTTCAGCGCCCACTGGttatcctctagcctccacatgtgcatgccgCATGGGGGTACATCCATGTACCCCCACCTGCAATAGGAAGATTACTTACACAAAAGCCAGTTACGTTCTACACACCATCAGTGTTTCCTGTTTCAACAGGAGTGACTGGTTGCTTCTTATTTAGTTCAGTGCATGacactgatattttaatttaacaAGTGGCATTCTGTGTTGTGAGAATGATATTCAGGCCAGCCTCCCAATAGACCCCTGCCACTGTGTTTACTGAAGAACACAGACTGTGCCTCAAAACTTGCCAGTTCCAAATGGCATGGAGAAGCTTGAGTCTGCTTAGTGTGCAATAGCTTGGAGGATTGTTACAATCTCTACtttaaagcatttctttctttgaattgGGAAGTTCAGAATCTCCACGCCTGAAAGTGTAGAGGATTGAATAAACGAAATTCAGCTGCACTTGCATTGGTCCTCTGCTCTGCATTTCCCCTGTTAAAAATAGACTTATTGAGAGGATAACATCAGCAAGCAAGCTTAGAGGACAACACACCCATGCACTCCCTTTCTCATTcactggaaaggaaaaaggaaagtgaaGAAATGGGAAACATTTGGAATAGAAATTCGTAATTCTGCACTATCAGATGATTTGATTTGCCAAACACAGGATATACCAACTGCTCCCATTTCCctcaatttccatttcttttggcCTAACTACAAATCTCCTGGTCCTCTCCATCCCTGGCCAGCTGTCTCTTTGCAGCCACACACTATGGAAAGCAGTAGCCTCGCTCACTGTTAGAGCTACTTCCTACTTTAAAagagagtttgtttttgttttccctaaGAGAGACTTCCACTGTCTTATCCTTTTCTATGAGCTGTTTGATAGTTTGTAATTTAACATCAAACTTTTGAGTGTCTCCTTTGGTTGGTAAAATATTCGCAACATTGTTTAGACTTAAGATCCTCTGAAGAATAAAATGGCATGATTAACATAGATTGGCAATCATCCTTAAAGCACCTGTGCCTTCTGCTCTCCTGAAGCTCCCTTTACAGGGTGGtacaagagaaagagagcaatGCATATCAGGGAGTGTGATAGAGAGGAAATCTGTACTGCATTCCCATATGtaagagaaatatttttgagTAATTTTTATGTTAACCTCATTCTAAGTTATCATTTTCTGCCCATGCACAAgtgatttactttgttttgtggGTACCAGTACACATCCATCCTGAGAAGCTGTTGTATTTTTCCATTATCTGCTTTCATCATCACTTGGCATATGCTCAGATCGCCTTCCTCAGAATGTAAACATTCCCTTCCTGGGAGAGCAGGAGATTAGAAAATGCAGAAAGCTGccagactcaggaagtaaataaaactcAGAGGGCTGAGGAATCCCAGAAACTTACAGGACTCACTAAGTACCTCCCAGGGTTGttttgacaggaaaaaaaaatattcaagaggAGAGGACAATGGTGGCTACTTGCAAACCTTCATGCTGGAAGACTTTTGACAATAAGACTGCCCTAGGATCCTACAAGTGACCCCAGTAAACTCTCTGATTCATCCAGCTCAACTTAAAGGAAGCCCTTTTTTTTGGCCTGCTGTTGGTGCCCCCATCTGGGATAAATATACATTTGTTCATGCCACAAAATTCATCATACAGTGTTTTATACCTGTGGCATCCCAAGACCACAGCAGAAGGACAAGGCTACATatgttccttccattttctatCTGCCCtatctttaaattatataatttctattttaaaaataagcagaaagTATGAGCTGTTGAGTAAACCAGAGAGCTCAGAAAGTCACATTGAAAAAAATTTGTCTCCAAAAACTTATCTATAGTAAACTGTAATGAAGTGTTTTGAATTAACAGACAATTTTTTATTAGTGCAGCCCACAGGTTCTGCTGCTACAAACCAAAGCTACATCAGTTTCTTCTTTACCAAAACTGCAGAATGAAGAAAAGGGCCCAGAAGAAGGAATATGTGGAGACGGTCAGATGGGAATGACCAATGCATAGTGCACTCATGAGTTAAAACAGCGTGAAACCCATTAGCTTGTAAAATCAATGCATTCATAATGATAatacagtttttaatttatttatttattttttttctttatttatttttttctttttcctttctctttccttctctttttctctttttctttctcttttcgaGGCAAACACTTCAATGTTTATTCAcatgctttgttttctcttaagaATCAAAGTTGCCCAAATTAAATCTTTCTGCTAATATCACTACATAtgccttaaaaagaaagaaaaaaaaaaaggaaagaaaaaaatataaaggatttttaaaaatcaggacaGGAAAAGACTGAAAACCAAGTTCATCCTCTTAGctccaaatgaaatgaaattaagaaaacttGGTTTCTaatagggaaaaaacaaaacaaaaaaacccaaatccaagCATCAGCATCATTCTCcctaccctgcccccaccccacacaccaacaacaaacaagaaacgGCAGGAGCCCACTCTATTGTGGGTCACTCAAAACATGGGCCTGATCCTAGGCTGTGGCCAGTATCCTCTGTCCATTGGGACAACACCAGGGATGTGTACTCTGCTGTCGTAGGGTTCTGTGTGGctggtgggtgtggggtgggttTGCAGGATCTTCTGGAGGCTCCCTGTTCACTCCACCAGCCTCTCCCAGCGCCTTTCTCCCCGGGGAAGGGCTCCCTCGAGAGTGGCCCTACTCAGCTGTGGGCTGTAAGctgtccttctcttctctgttctctgtcccgCTCTCGTCATCTTcaatctctccttcctccccactgaACTTGTCGTGGGCCCACTTGGGGCTGGTACTGGATTTCCGGAACATGAACCGACCCCGACCCCGGGGGAAGGCTCCTCGGCCACGGCCACGGCTCACCCACTTGTCACTGCCTTCACCTTCCCGGTCGTCATGCAAGTAATACTTCTTGCTTTTGGGTGTGTACTCTGGATCCCATTCCTCTTCCCGGtttctcttttgaaaatcattgttgctgttgttgttattgttaccaGAATAGTTTCCTCTGCCCCAACCTCTCCCTCTTGCTCGAAATTGAAAGGTTCCCCGAGCTCTGCCGCCTCTTTCATTTGGACCCACGAAGTCTTTGGTCCCCAGTCTGGATTTGTCAAAACCTGTGgtgctctcctccctctcctcagcttcCTCGGGGTACTCTTCTGCTTTGTAGGAGTGAGAcgactgggaagaggaagaagaggacctAGACCGGTCTCTTGCTCTGCGgtgcttcttctgtttctttgatcctttgtgagttttctctgttttctcagtCGATCTTTCTCTTGAGTGGCTAGAGTCTCGGGAATCCACCGACTCTCTTGATTTACCTCGCTTAAGATCTCTCTCCTTATGTTTTTTACGGCGCTCAATATCAAGGCGGAGATCAACAGGATCATCTTTGTATTTGCCTTCAGCCTTGTAGCCAGCTTCCCGGGGACTTTTCATTTCCTCGTGAGTCAAACCATGTTTTCTGAATGTACTGGGGGAAATGTCTATCCTCCTGTGTATCTCTgggcttttcttatttttagctgCTTCTTGTTCATTTCCTCTCTTTAGGTATTTAGTAAAGCGTTCATGCAATGtcattccagaggatccaaagtGATGTTCTTTAACATGATGAACAATTGTCACTATGTGCTGAGCAAACAATTCTGAGGGGCTACGCTGAGACTGAGCTGACTGTATGTGCTGGAAAATGGAACGAAATTCCTGttcctttttattgctatgaactAGGTCACGACTGAGCTTTCTTTCCTGAGCCAATAAGCCACTGGGTCTTTTTGTGTATGCTGCTCCTCCTGAAGCAGCGCTCTCCTCTTTCTGAGATGAACCATATGCAGAGCCAGTGGCTGGAGGACTCTTACCCACAGGGCTCTTTTTAGATGGACTCAAAGACCCAGAGCCATGGTCAAACTGACCTTGGTGTGTTCCAGACTGATATCCAGCACCACCTGACATAGATGAGCCCATCTGGGATGTATTAGAAAGTGGAGGACTAGGTTTTGGCACAGGGCTAGGGCGCGGTGACCTTCGCCTAACCACCACAGACTGGAGAGGGCTTTTAAGAGCTGGGCTTCTCTCCCGGGGACTCAGATCTGAAACTGAGGCCCGTGATGCAGAACCAGTGCTATAGGTGGTGGCATCTGGCCATGGCTTTGAGCTCTCAGACCCTTTTATATCTTGAGAGGCACCTCCAGAAAATGTCTGCTCCTTGGCCTCATCTCCCTGGTTATCACCAGCTGCCTGAGATGGCCTGCTATCCTTGGAAGAggactttttctcttttgtagaCTTGCGCTTAGACGATTCAACCCTGCTGTGGTTGGAGGATGACCGGGAGGATGAGGAGCGCCTTGACCTGTCAGAGGATGACTTATCAGAGTTCCTAGAATGGCTCCTGGACCGTGGTGAAGGGGATCTTCTCTTTGGGGACCGGGATCGGGAACGGCCCCGACGAGGGCTGTATGCTTGCCGGTAGTTCTGCCAATTGGACCGATAGTTTCCATAGCCACCTCGGTTATACTGGCCCCATGGATAAAAGCCTCTGTTTCGCCCACGGAAATAATAGGGCCTCCGGTAGCCTCTGTTGTGGCCTCGGAAATCTCGATTCTGATACACTCGGGGGTGATTCCTTTCTCTGTTATGAGCTGGAGAATATGATCTGGAACGAGACCTAGAACTCAGCCTGCGCTTCCTTGAACGAGAGACAGATCGGCTTCTGGACCGAGACTTTGAAAACGATCGAGACCGAGATCTGGATGCAGATCTTGAGCGAGAAGATCGAGACCCAGacttggatttgtttgtttttgacatctTGGAAGAGAGGGTCGCTGTTCAGTAACACCTGGACCCGCCGAAGCGACTACAGCAGCAGTCTCGCAACGGCACAACTGGCCCGAACCTCACCCCCGCCCGACAGCGCGCCCCGCGTCCCCGCTCTCCGACGACGACGGCTACCGCCTCGGTCCtctagtttttaatttattaaaaactatGAAGGAAAAAGGGGGGATTGTGAAATTTATGGAAGGATAAAGATAGCAGGCAAATCCAAGGAACTACAGATGATTATATGTGCAGGAAAAGGCTTGTTTGGTGGTGTTTTTTAATGACTTATGAAAAACGTATTGTATAAGACCAGCTCATTTGCTGTGGTTGATTGGAGTGACCCTGCAAAGCTGTGACACTGCAGCAGTACTTGGTGATGGCCAAACACCTAGCAGGTGGAGCCTGGGAGGAGTTATGTCACTCAGGCTGTATCCTTGGAGGGATtatgggaacctccctagcaggGAAATAAGTCGAATGTGATGCTGACATGGGTAAGGGGGATGACCTCTGCTCACCAGAACACTGGAATATTAGAAACCAAGAGGCTGGCAAGGAAAGAGCCTACCCAGGGGAAGATGCCCTGGGTGGGACCAAAGTGGGCGGAGAGTAAGACTGAGGCACAGGGACAGGGGTAGGGCACATTCTCAGCTCTTAGGTCCCGcctatcccccccccaccccgccccatgATGGAGCCCTTAGTCCATGCTAATAGTGTTTGTAGTTTTATCCTTTCTCTCTATGGCTGGTGTTTCTCTGTTCCTATCCATCTGTAAACCACCCTGAAGATCTGTGTTTTCATCCTAGGCTGTGTCACTGGCCGACTTCTCTCACATCTGTAACGCTGACTTTCTGTCATGGACAACCAAGAACTCTGCTGTTTTTACTCTGGGGCATTCCCCAGGCTCAGACCTCTAGCTGTCATCTCTATCAGCAGCCTAGAAAGAAGGTTAGAGGAGGTAGATGAGGAAGGTAAAGGTAGCCCACCAGAGAAAAAGTGGAAGAGTACTGGGGCTCGTATCTAAATAGAACCAATGAGAAGAGGGGAAGACCCCCTACTTTAGGCCTCTCCCATGCTGGAGGAAAACTTTCCTGTTCTCTGATCCTTGGTCTTCTGTCTTTCCTGGTTGTTCAAGTCTTAGTCATAGGAAAGAGCTCAGCAGTCCCCTAGATGACCCCCAGGAACCCTGTACAGACCTTCTCTCTGCAACTGttccttcattttcctgttttattaggtCATCTTTACATGTCTTTGTCCCCTGGAAGAATCCTGAAAGTTCCCTTAGTTAACTACCTCTCAACCAAGACCCCCATAGCATTCCTTCTCTCTCatgtcatttacttattttttattgattgatgTACTTATTTACTCTAATTCCAAGCTGCCAAGAGGACAACAGATTGTGGTTTGAggctctaaaactgtgagccaaaagaaacctttcaTTTCAAcacttgattttctttgttttgttttttaacacatGACCCATGGCCTGACATCTTGTCTTTGGCATATATTCTGATTCATGCTTCACACCTCTGATAGATGAGTGGACCTCTCTATATTTATCTTCCATAATCACTTTCATGAAAGTTCCACTGGTGTTTTATGAAATTCAATGTAATATACGGATGAGCAATCCATAGGCCTTGAGccaatggaataacctcctgactcaaaaaattaagcaaagccaaaatcaaataattgttttatttgtatcatcaccatcactatcatTACTATCAAAAAACACTAATCATAGTCaccatcagcatcaccaccaATCACCATCTTCATCACctccatcattatcatcatcatcaattgccaccaccaccatcaccgtcATCATCACTAATCACCAATCATGATGAtcccccatcatcatcatcatcaccatcatttttCAAAACTATGCAACTCTATCAAGCATACCAGTGTCCTAGGGACTTTATTCTTCAATGCACTTTAAGTTGATAAGAATTTCTAAAAACAGATAATAAATGATCTTGCTGTAAATTAACTTGATAAGATCTCTGAATAAATTGAATGCTTCTAGTCTAATTCTGTATAGCTTCAGATACCAGGTGTAAGCTGATGGTTAAGAATGTTTCTGCAGGTGATCACTCAAAAAAATTCCACTTGCAAGCTCATCTTCAAACTCACCCTAATGGTATTGATTTTGGTGTGTGCCTCCCCAGAATCTGGCACAGGGCACTGCACAGATTGGGGGCCTGGAAAGTGTCTGTaactggggagcagaggcagcaaATCTGCAGCTCCATGCCAAGAATGCATATTCATGACTTTGTTTTTGAAAGTATTC encodes:
- the LOC114696471 gene encoding thyroid hormone receptor-associated protein 3-like, translated to MSKTNKSKSGSRSSRSRSASRSRSRSFSKSRSRSRSVSRSRKRRLSSRSRSRSYSPAHNRERNHPRVYQNRDFRGHNRGYRRPYYFRGRNRGFYPWGQYNRGGYGNYRSNWQNYRQAYSPRRGRSRSRSPKRRSPSPRSRSHSRNSDKSSSDRSRRSSSSRSSSNHSRVESSKRKSTKEKKSSSKDSRPSQAAGDNQGDEAKEQTFSGGASQDIKGSESSKPWPDATTYSTGSASRASVSDLSPRERSPALKSPLQSVVVRRRSPRPSPVPKPSPPLSNTSQMGSSMSGGAGYQSGTHQGQFDHGSGSLSPSKKSPVGKSPPATGSAYGSSQKEESAASGGAAYTKRPSGLLAQERKLSRDLVHSNKKEQEFRSIFQHIQSAQSQRSPSELFAQHIVTIVHHVKEHHFGSSGMTLHERFTKYLKRGNEQEAAKNKKSPEIHRRIDISPSTFRKHGLTHEEMKSPREAGYKAEGKYKDDPVDLRLDIERRKKHKERDLKRGKSRESVDSRDSSHSRERSTEKTEKTHKGSKKQKKHRRARDRSRSSSSSSQSSHSYKAEEYPEEAEEREESTTGFDKSRLGTKDFVGPNERGGRARGTFQFRARGRGWGRGNYSGNNNNNSNNDFQKRNREEEWDPEYTPKSKKYYLHDDREGEGSDKWVSRGRGRGAFPRGRGRFMFRKSSTSPKWAHDKFSGEEGEIEDDESGTENREEKDSLQPTAE